The window TATAGATGTCGAAAATGGTTACAGACATCTTTAATGCAGAAACTGATGATGAAGAATTTATGGGTTTTGAAGATTCTGATGTTGGGAATGAATGTGGACAGTTTAAACATGTAAGTGGAGCTATGTATAAACGACTTTATAATTTAGTTGTTCAGAATTTGGTTGAATATTGTATGAAATTAGACTATTTCTTTAGTATACTTCTAGTAGATGCAAATAGAAGGgaaaaactgcaggtgctggaaatctgaaaaataaccagaaaatgctgaaaaggcacaacagatcaggcagcatttgtggattGTAAACAGAGGCTGCCTAACCTGAATGTGTTTACAGCACTTTCTGCTTTTATATTTCTGCGGTTGCTATTCCTTGTTTAACTTCAGTTTTGTCAGTATTCTGATTTAGTAGAGGGTGTCACTCACTAAACTCCATGCTCAAACAGTAAGATAAATCTGCATGTCTGTTTGTCAAATATGCGCTCATAGCTCGATTTCAAACTACTCCAAAGGTGCTAAGCAGATCCCAAAAAAAAAACGAGTTTGGCAAAAGTCAGTTAGAAATGAAGAATACTACAGCAAAGCATGTGTAGGAATGCAACCCCTGCCATTTAAGTTGTTCTTTTAAGAATTTCATAAAATGTTTAGTCAATTATTGCTGTTGATCAGAATTTCATTAGCTTTGTGACTTGGCTGTTGTATTCCGTGGTTCTCTCTCAGAAGTTTCATTTGGTGTAAGGCATTgttgcttggaatattgtgtttaagGATGTGCTGCTTGTACATTGAGCAGCTGAGGCAAGTGGGAAGTCATCGTCACACGCCTCAGTGCTAAACTGGTTGCATGGCTGCGGGACTCACTTTCGGGGACTCTGAGTTTTACATTCTGTGTATTGTTTGTTTACATTTTTTGTCCTTTGTACGATTTGTTTGGCCGTCTTTGTGCCGTGGGACTTTTCATGGgagcttttgtttttttttcctctggctTTTGTCACTGGCTGTAAAAAAAAGagattaatctcaaggttgtatatggcatacaagttttgataataaatgtactctgaaatTGTAACCTATGCTGAGAGATGATGGAAATTTTTTCACATCTCAAGAACTTTTGATGGCCTCGCCTGCATGATGATGGTATGCAAGGCCCCATGGAGGAAAAGGAGTAGATCCAAGAAAAGCTGAAGAACGTGCATCAAGAATTGGTGGTTGTGACTaggggcaaataaaaataacgtGCTGATGCGGCTTAAATTTGGGTTGTAAAATTAGACTTGGTAGAATTAGACttgctagtcctgacgaagggtctcggcctgaaacgtcgactgcacctcttcctagagatgctgcctggcctgctgcgttcaccagcataaggaacccccttcgagtatcgctgtctcccatcacccctcaatggcaccgtcttgttgcagggaaacgaacccagggctcccactgatttagtgatattggtgtgttgcaatgatttaatatgttcatacggggaaaatatgtgctgtgtgtttaatatccaaacgttacttaaaatgttacgatgctattgacttataagtgactcgtataaccatataacaagtacagaacagaaacaggccatctctgtccttctagtccgtgccaaacgctactcttacctagtcccaccaacctgcattcagcccataaccctccattcctttcctgtccatatacctatccaatttttctttaaatgataatattgaacctgcctctaccacttcacctggaagttcgttcaacacttacttcaagctcccctgtccttccctgataactgacttatcactatattcatgcgaggaaaatatgcactgtgtgtttaatattaaatttgttagatagacccttttagaaacgaaattgagtgtattatccatttatcacctatattctggttgtgattaaacccccagccccccccccccgggtagaatcgccaaaaacgatttgtagaaaaaatcggcacgtacacgcatgcgcactggtgcccacgcaaggcttcatggtcatggtagtctttctcggggtaagctgaacatatttgactgctactcttgtccattagcaaccctaaccccccccccccgggtcagccagtccgcaagaatattgtcaataataaaccagttcgcAGTACAAAAACGGTCGGGGGCCCCTTGCACTAGACTACTGATAGTTACAAGATGGCGCCAGTGATCCATGGCAACGTTCTATGGGATATGTCCAATACTTTTAAATATAtctcttttgaattactctcactgcaatctgcagcgtGTAGTTTCCCTCgaagaaatgtactttgaaatcaaCTTAATGACGTACAGATTTCACAACCTTCTGAAGGACTCGGTGAACCAAGCAGATATGGCACCTTTAAAGTTGAGGATTCATTGCAATGGTTGGAAGTGaggcaggggagtgaggagggggacctccaagccaggctgaaacacagaGGGGTGAGACCTCCTCTCTACCCGGCaccttgttagcaaatgtgcagtcactggagaacagaattgaggacctgagggcaagatagctgtatcagagggaaatgagagatagttgtgttctatgtttgaaTGAAACTTGGCTTACTTACTCCCAGCCCGGCAGGTACAGCGATCAGACCCATAGGCTTCTCAATGCACATGATTGACCGAACTGCtgattcaggaagggtaaaagaTGGAGTGTGTGTTTCATATAAACTCATGTTTCCCCCaccttgaacacctaatggtcaaATGCTGTCAGTACTATTTACTGAGGGAATTCAATAAACCTGACAGCAGTTTATGTAACCACCAGCAGTCAACTATAATCAAGTGCGTGAGATATTACACgatgccatctccaaacaagaaacagtccatcctgacacatttcaaatcatagtcatgtaattcaaccaggcttgtttgaagaaaaccctgtccACTTACTGTCAGcttataacctgtagcaccagggtTCCCAGCACGCTGGACCACTGTTATTCTAAAATAAGGTGCCTACCTTTCGACGTCCTGATCACATTttggtaaatctgatcacttggctgtctttCTTCCttcctgcatacagacagaggctAAAGTACAAAGccccagagattaggacaacaaagaggtggtcgcagGGGGCAGAAGAGTGGCTGTGGGATTGCTTCATTGTTGGTGGCCAGGGCCCTATTCAAGGTCTCATCtgtagatctgaatgaatacactatggttgcaacagactttattaaaacatttgtagatgagtgtgtccacACAGGATCATTCAGAGTCTATCTCAGTCTTCCCTGGATAACCATGAGATTAGTAATCTGAAGGCTGGATTAGAGGTATTCAAGTCTAATGAACAAGAAAATTACAgaaggtccaggtacgatctccagaatgccatctcacaggtgaagtggcaattctggactaaacttacATCAACACAGGGCTTaactaaaaaataaaataaaggcatctgttagtcttgcgagaccatggatctgcgcctggaaagtcttcactctccagggggcaggcctgggcaaggttgtatggaagactggcagttgcccatgctgcaagtctcccctctccacgacaccgatgttgtccaagggaagggcaagggccgatacagcttggcaccagtgtcatagcagagcactgtgtggttaagttccttgctcaaggacacaacacgctgcctcagctggggctcgaactcacgacctttagGTCACTAGTCGAACgccttggccacatgcccacaggGCTTGACTATTGCTTAAATAATAATCACCTTTTATAAAGTAAAATCAGACAACATGGGTGACCACGGGCTTTGCtcgcagatgagctcaatgctttctgtGCTCGATTTGACTGTCAAAATGTGGTGGAACCATCACTAACTCCCACAGTCCCcggtgatcctgtgatttcagtctctgagggcaTATCCATGAAAATCATCCAGCCCAGATAGCCAAGTACTaaggacctgtgctgatcaactggctggagtgttcactgagatctttaacctctcacttcagcagtcggAGGTAGCCccctacttcaagcaggcttcagttataccgaTGCCTAAAAAGAACGTGGTTACCTGCCTCAGTTACTATCAAAGAGTAGCACTTGCATCAACAGGATCaaagtcaaagattcaaagtacgtaTATAGAATACAAGCCGAGATTGGTCTTCCTtctgacagccacaaaacaaagaaacaccattgaacccgttcaaagaaaacatcaaacacccaaagcaCAAAGAAAAGagcaaatcacacaaacagcaaaaataaagcaaatagtgcccacaatattaaacatcaaaccatcTTGTCTTGAGTGTTGAAATGTTTTGAGTGGTTAGCGATGAACCGTATCAACTCCTGCCCGAGAAACAACTTGCATcctctccagtttgcctactggagcCATGGGTCCACAGCAGGTACCTTCTCATTGGCTCCTCACACATCGGAGCATCTGGACAAATTGATCCCCTCTGTCATCTGTGCTGTCTTTTGTTCCCTAGTGGGAGATATATTGATTAATGAAACTTTCCTgatcacatttgacaaactcaatCACAGTATGAGAGTTCCAGTCAATACGTGGAAAGTTGAAATCACCTATTATCACAACCTtgagtttcttgcaacagtctgcaatctcacTACGAGTGTTCTTCTCTAAATCTTGCTAACTATTAGGTTGTCTGTAATATAATCACAGTAACCTGGTCCCTTTCGGATTCAGTTCTACCCACATAGCCTCagtagacaagttctccagtctgtcctgtctctgaactgctgtgacattttccctgactagtaatgccttCCCTCCCTCTTTAATCCCTCTCAAtctatcacgtctaaaacaatggaacctgggaacattgagctgccagtcctgcctttcctgcaaccaagtctcactgcaACGTATTCATTCCACATCTGAATTTATGTTCAGCTTTACCTACAATACTTGTGCTTAAGTAgatgcaactcagaacattattcGCACCATACTCAACCTTCCACTTCCTGTCTTTGTATGTCGGCTGAATGACATttttccccacaaccactccactatttgCCACTCTGATACCATTGGGTGCTGCATCTGTACCTATTCCACTTCTGAGTATCATTCGGCATGGTCTCGCACTTACCTAATTTACCAGTAGCTATATTGCCACACTGTATTATCTCcgtatttaattttttattttcttGTTGGAACTCTATTGTAGCCTTTTTAATCCCTGCTCCAGTATTCAGTAATTTAAAACGGCCTGTATTTAAACTGTTTCCTCTTCTGTTATTTTGATTCTACCTTTATGCACTTCTTAGTTCTTTGCAGGTAATCTACAGCTTAAAATCAAAGTCTGCTCTTGCTTTTATTTACTGCTTGGTCTCTCCTCTCTGTTGTGCTATTCAGAAAGGTCTTGGTTGACCATAGTGATTTAATTTTGCCAACTTTGTTGAGCTCTCCAGACTGCTGGAATGAGACATTTTCAGTTTTGCTTGTCAAGGTGTTAAAATCCTGTATGCTAGATAAATTTCTCACACTTGATCTTACTTCATTATGTTCACAGATACCAAAGTTTTTGGCGGATATATTTGATGCACCAAGTGATGAAGAGTTTTTCGGTTTTCCAGATGAAGAATCCAATGCATTACTTGGTTGTGCTGAGAACAAATTTAACCAGGGCATAAATGTGAGTAGAGATGAATAGGATGTAATTTGTTCGAAATTTTAAGGATGCATTTAGTAAAAATGGTATTTCAAGATGCAGTGAATTTTTGTCACTAATACTATCAAACCTGCTGGTTCTTGTGCTTTGTGCAACTATGAGTGAATTCTTGTGTAATTATGTCAAAACAGTCCACTTAGATTGGAAATTCCTAAATTTAGCGTTCTTCACACTAACCGGACCTTTTTTGAGTAAGTTGAGGCTAGCAGTACAGTGAACTGCTAGTTTTGAGCCTAGACATTAATGCAATGCCACATCTAGTTCATTGATGACAGAGTGGTCAGGGTACTTGTAAGTTTAATTATTTATCTGAGCGGAAGTGAGGATGTAGCAGTCATTCAAATGATTGTGGAAGCCTGAAGGTACTTTTACCTTGGCTTAAAATCAAATCATGCTTCAAAGTCTTCTCTATTGCTGGGAACCAAGTTTTGTTTtccagagctgttggggagggtttaaactaatttttcaggggaatgggaaccacagTGATAGGACCGTAGGCTGGTACAGTTAGATGCAGTGCGTCTTTTCCATCTCAGTAAGGTGAGTGAGgcagtaaaaataaattatagggGAATTAGCCTGActgcagtggttggtaagatgttggagttcattaaggatgaggttttggggtgctTGATGGCACATGATAGTCAGCCAAAATCAGCATGTATCCTTAAGTGGAAGATGGTGTGCCAGTCAAGTGTACTgccttgtcctggatggtgtttaTACAAAATGATCCACATTGTTTAGACTTCAAATTAGCAGAAATTTATTTCTGGATTTGGGACATGATGGTAAATATCATTGACCTGTTGCCCCTCAATGATTTGCACTTTTTTGCTTTCTTGCCATCACGTATTTTGCCGACTTCTTATTTTGCGAGCCTCTAATGATACTTTATAGCTACTAGGCATTTACATTGTAATAGAAATACTTAATTGAAACAACAGATGTTATGTATTCCAGAGGTTGGGGTATATAGAACTATAGAGGGTAGGAAGTCCCCTTCAACTCTTAATATCCGGGCCAACCATaatgtcaaattaaactaatgccttctccctgcacatgatccattTTCTTTTGTTCTCTGAACATCTGTGTGCTTGTCCAGAAGTTTGCTAAGTGACATTTTCATACCTGCTTGCAACTCTACCCTAGCAACCCATCCCAAACACAAACACCTTTGTGTTTTAGGAGAATACCCCACCAGTACAAATGACACTTGCAACTTCATTTTATTCTGGGTGATGAAGAATCTAAGATCTTAGTTGCTCTCCAGAAATGTCATACAAGCTTTCTTTGTTTGCAgacccctcctcctccctgtgCCAACCCCCAACCCAGGACAACATAAGATGGCTGATAAATATCATGCCAATAATGCCTGCTTCGTGTGTTTTTATATAAGTGGCAGGGCTGAATTGTGTAGCTTGCAGTGTCTGTATAATGATGACATTTTTGTAACTTTATCTTAAGTTTTAATTATTTTTGGACAAGGTATATCAACATTCATGACTGCAGGAAAGTTGAAGCTGTtagtaatgtttttttttataaataatAGTATTTTCAGCTACTGGTGACTCAGTGGCTTGTTTATGTAGATTTAATTGTACTTCATACTCTGCTCTTTCTTTACTTTTTGCTCGCAGGTTTTGAAATTTCGGTCCAAGTACATCACAGAAGAGCTGATTGAAATTTTCACAGAGGATAGTTGCTCAACTGATTATGTTTTCGAAGGGTTTCCTTCAAATAATTTTGAAGCTCATGGTGAGCTGGATTTGAAGGTGAGGACTGTATTTGACCAAATTAACACATTAATTAAACTTTCCTAATTTTGTTTGCCCTCTTAAATGCTTACATTGCTCCTGATTAGTAAATTAGTTACTAATACAGTGGCAAGTgtaaatgattttcatttgttggCCTCAGCCACTCCTCACCACAATAGATGTGACTGAATTGGCCATTCAGTAAATCTGTTTCATTGACTTGGGTATAATGGCAATAGACTGGATATCAAACTGTTTTCTGAAAATACTCATTTGTGTCTGTTCCATTTTTCTTATTGCTGGGATTGGAAGACTAGAAGGGTTGTGTGGGTGTGAGGGAGGAAAGGGACTTTGTTGCTTTCTTGTTGTTCTTTTGTTgtggcttgtgttgttctgctggacttcGTGGGCAGGTCATGGTGATGCCAGaacgtgtggcaacacttgcacatCCTTGGGTCGTAGgtgcaaacagtgcatttcatTGTAGGTTTCAATATGCAGTACCTATGATAATTAAATGATCTGAATCTGAAGTTAAAGATCGTAAATGTGGCCCCTAGCATAAAAGCATTCACATAATATTGTAGGTGTTATTTTAGTTGATGTTCATATCTTCATTGCAGtctgcaaattcagaaattgaggATGAAGATGAAGGTTTCACTGAATGTGATGAGGAAGATGAAGATGATGTATCTTCTGTTGAAAGTGAAATGGAACCAATGCCAAAGAAAACCCATTTTGGACTGCGTGTAGCATTTAAATTCCCCACAAAGCGGCCAGTAAAGAGAAAGGAGCATGAGTTGGTTatgtctgaatctgaatcagatgaTGATTCTGGGTCAAAGAAGAAGAGATCTAATGTTTTGCTAAAGCGAGCTATGAACATTAAAGAGAATAAAGAGATGGTAAGTGTAGTTGCTGCTTTACAAAATACTTGGTTAATGAAGTGTGTAATTGTGATCAGACAAAAGCAGCACAAATTCTGAGAAGCAGCTTAAGTACTTCCAATTAAAGCCGTTATAAATTGTCATGTATGCAAGATTCCTTGTACTTTTTCAGAACTTATTTGCCAGAGGATATGACCTGTCATTTATGTACAGTATCTATATAAAATTTGTGGAACGACTGCTTTTTTTGCCAATGATGAGATGCCAATCCTAAAAGCGAGTCCACACAAATCAGTTTTGTGCCTTTTGCAGCCAGGTTACCTCCACTGCTATTTAATTTACTTCAAGCTTGTATAAGAATGTTTTTCTGTTCACTGAATGGGATGGTGTAAATGTAAGGTGAATACTGACAAACATTACAATATTTTTTCCCCTGTTCTCTTCATCTTGCTATGTAGGAAAATGCGCAAAGGTTCTCAGTTGTCAGTGAGATTCCCAGCTGGGACAAAGCTGACCACTTTAAAGATATATGTTCTTCACTACCTTCATCCCAGAAAGGAGAGTGGTTTTTCTGTACCTGACACCTTCCTTTTGtgtcttcccagccactgaggtcagactaactggcttacagtttcctttcttttgcctctctctcttcttgaagagtggagtcatatgcaattttccaatcttccagaaccaatccagaatctagtgattcttgaaacatcattactaatgcctccatgatctcttcagccctctctttcagaactccggggtgtacatcatctggcccaggtgacttaatcTAGCTTCagagtttcccaagaaacttctctctagttatgataccttcacacacttcatgacccctgacacttggaacttccaccatattgctagtgtcttccacagtaaagactgatgcaaaatacagttTGTTTGCAATTTCTTTGTCATCCATTCCTACCTCTCCAGTATTGTTAACCAGTGGTCtggtatccactctcacctcttttatactttatgtatctgaagaaactttttgtatTCTCTTTAATGTTATTGACTACCTTactctcatattccatcttttccttaatgactttttataactatataacaattacagcacggaaacaggccatctcggcccttctagtctgtgccgaactcttactctcacctagtcccactgacctgcactcagcccataaccctccatgcctttcctgtccgtatagctATCATATATCATATAGctattttttagttgccttctgttcgtttttaaaatcttcacagtccttccaacttcccactagttttgaTCTGTTATAGGcccactctttggcttttatgttggctttggcttctcttgtcatcttgcctttagaagaCTTCTTCCTCTTTCagggggggggggttgcggtgtgtgtgtgtataatatttttttctcaaatttcagggtgaattctatcatattatgatcacttgtccctaGGGGTTCTTAAGTTACAGTGTTGTATTGAAGTGATTAAGTAATTATGTCATAAAAAAATAAGATGACCAATCTTAGCAAATGAATATGATAACTAATCTTTAAAATACCCAAATATATTTACCTTTCACTTTCAACAAATCTAAAACATGCTTCAGCAATCTGAATTAGCTGCTATAATCTTCTGTTCATTTTTTACAACAATAATTTAACAGCGATGATTGCTGTGCACTGGTTTTTTTGCATGTGAAATTCTCCATTCTTTTAATATTTTTGGATACAACTTAAAATTCACTGCAAAATGCAACTAAAGATGGTGCTAAAAGTAGTTGTTTTGTAGATAACCATTTTTACATGAGAAGCATAGCTTTAATGCGTGGTTGGTGGAACATGCTAAATTGCCTCTTCAAGCAAGTTCAGCTTGTTCTTGTCTGTTGTGTAATTTTCCGGTTCTCGCACTTGGTGATATGTTGTGATTTTAATCTTGCATTTGTTTAGATGTTGTTGCCTTTTTAAGTATTGTTTGAATTTTTCTTCTAGCTTGCTAAACTAATGGCAGAACTAAAAACAATCCCTGGACTCTTTCCAgtgaatgtacagactccttcaCCTTCAGTAAGTATTGTCTAATTGCCCACAATCCACAATTGGAatgtgtttattattgtcacatgtaccaaggtacagtgaaagcaTACTTTGCATAATGTTCATATAGATCTGTTCATTAACAGTGCATCAGGGTAGCAGAAGGTCAATTAATAACTGTATGTGGAATAAAGTggaacagctgcagagaaaatgtggtgcaggtagacaataaggtgcaagatcataatgaggtagatggtgaggtcaggaatccattttattgtacttgggaaccatttaatagtcagGATTGAAACTATCCTTGAGTATGTGCttgcaggcttttgtatcttctgcccgataggagaggggagaaagatGAATGTCGGAGGTGAATTGGGTTTTTACAAAAGCAGCAAGAGTGTACATTTTTTCAATAAAATTACTATCTATGTACAGTAAATGATTGACTA of the Mobula birostris isolate sMobBir1 chromosome 3, sMobBir1.hap1, whole genome shotgun sequence genome contains:
- the LOC140194705 gene encoding cell division cycle-associated 7-like protein, translating into MAQLRGVMSKMVTDIFNAETDDEEFMGFEDSDVGNECGQFKHIPKFLADIFDAPSDEEFFGFPDEESNALLGCAENKFNQGINVLKFRSKYITEELIEIFTEDSCSTDYVFEGFPSNNFEAHGELDLKSANSEIEDEDEGFTECDEEDEDDVSSVESEMEPMPKKTHFGLRVAFKFPTKRPVKRKEHELVMSESESDDDSGSKKKRSNVLLKRAMNIKENKEMLAKLMAELKTIPGLFPVNVQTPSPSKQKRTPKRTFSEGKIERRVNPTRSARPPKGFSVEKLAISPTKLMDQVKNFRFRTDLSDRFVEDGTLKKKRRRSSKCKPRLADDITEEDLENIAITVKDKIYDRCMGSTCHQCRQKTIDTKTICRNHDCFGVRGQFCGPCLRNRYGENVRSALLNPDWVCPPCRGICNCSFCRRRDGRCATGILVHLAKFYGYDNVQAYLESLQRQLTED